In Microbacterium cremeum, a genomic segment contains:
- a CDS encoding flagellar protein FlgN: MKISYDDLGALYTNLLATQIEFDEASNRSGDLRDDIGSPYGNSALRDKTGDFEGQWDDRRNKLNEGLKAVAEQAKTVLEGFGDFDTKAAAEMAQQMQEVE, from the coding sequence GTGAAGATCTCCTACGACGATCTCGGAGCCCTGTATACGAACCTGCTGGCCACCCAGATCGAGTTCGACGAGGCCTCGAACCGCAGCGGCGACCTCCGGGACGACATCGGCTCGCCCTACGGCAACAGCGCTCTGCGCGACAAGACGGGTGACTTCGAAGGTCAGTGGGACGACCGCCGCAACAAGCTGAACGAAGGACTCAAGGCGGTCGCCGAGCAGGCCAAGACCGTGCTCGAGGGTTTCGGCGACTTCGACACGAAGGCGGCGGCGGAGATGGCGCAGCAGATGCAGGAAGTCGAGTAG